Proteins co-encoded in one Methanobacterium veterum genomic window:
- a CDS encoding TOBE domain-containing protein, with protein MKLSARNHIKGTVEKVDEGAIMASVKIKIDAPDTITSVITKESIKDLDIKAGDKVVVIVKSTEVMIGKE; from the coding sequence ATGAAATTAAGTGCAAGGAACCATATTAAAGGAACTGTAGAAAAAGTTGACGAAGGCGCAATTATGGCCAGCGTTAAAATAAAAATTGATGCCCCAGACACAATAACCTCCGTAATAACCAAAGAATCCATTAAAGATCTAGATATCAAAGCAGGCGATAAAGTAGTAGTTATCGTTAAATCCACTGAAGTCATGATCGGAAAAGAATAA